Below is a window of Panthera leo isolate Ple1 chromosome B4, P.leo_Ple1_pat1.1, whole genome shotgun sequence DNA.
TGAAATATACCTGGGTACCTacttgttacatttttaaagtctgaCACACATGAACAAAAGAATATGAGGTCTTGAGTAGAAAGgcataaaagaagataaagatgtGATTAATGGGATATTTTTATTGCACTCTATGGATTGTGTAACCTGAGTATAGACACCTGGATAAACTCATATGGAGAAGTCAAAGGTCAAATTTCCTCCAGAGCCCCCTTCTAAGGAGTATTTTTACTCCTATAACTTGTATATGTCTGGATTCTTAGGAGTTGAGGGAAAGGCCTGATAAATGAATGACCTAATGTATTAATTTTGCCTTGAGATCCACCAATaaaagggaagaatttttttttcaggccaTCAGATGATAAGAAGCCATAACACAAGCCCTTGGGCAGGTAAGATGGCACAGTTTGGAGAACAGTAAGTTGGAGATCAAAGGAGTGTAGGACCACTTCCTTACTGATGGCAGAACATATGATAGAAATCATTGCTTGGTGAGTTGAGAGCACTCTGGTGTGAGGATTACACTTGCTCTCATCTAACTATCTGTTTGACCATGCATCTTAATTTTCTAGAGATTGGTGGCCTCAAAAAACAGGCTCCATCTTACTATAAAGGTAAGAATGCCCTGATGCTCAGCCTTGAGGCACAAGGCAGGCTTCAAGGGACATCAACCCAAAGCTAAGGGAAAAGGAGGCATTATAAAAGAACAGAATCCAAcaaagatcatttttttctttgaagacaaAAGAtagcttttgaaaatgaaagaaaacctcaaaaccctggaaaaaatttgatgaaaatactCCAGTGAGAAGAATGAAATGACAGATAACTATCAAGAACCAGTGGACtgcaaaattaataaaaggaatggTTAGAAATACCATGTAAAATTAGACCTCATTTTGAGatgcatgtaaatattttataaagtgttCCAGGCTATGCCAATGGAAATGCCAGCATAGAATTTAGATTTCATGTCACCTCCGAAACAATGATAAAGGTTAATTTATTTAGTTGAAGTGTATATTAAAACTAATGATGACAAATGTGTCAAAATGTATTGTTGTTAAAAATAGGTAATCAGATTGGTAGATAATCTTTTCAGttggaaataaaaactttaaaatcaggtATCAGACAATATGGCAGCAGAGTAGAAGGGCCCTAGGCTCATCTTGTCCCACGAACACAACTatataactatcaaatcattctaaataccctagaaatcaacctgaagactgacagaacaaactccacaactaaagggagagaagaaacatTGAAGAAagtaggaagggtggagatgtGGTTTGCGGGAGAAAAGGATCAAAGGTgctgtggaggggaaggggccaTGGTCTCAGAGAAAGGTGAGACAGGAGCACACAGGAGAATGCACAAGGAGGACCTCTCTCCAAAGCCACTGACCAGGAAAAAGCCATTGGCTGGGAGAGGAGCTGATTTTCGTGAGCTCTtacaaccagtggggcttaaagaCAGGATGTTTAAAGGTTGGcgggcttggctgggatagatcGCTAAAGGCACTGCCCTGCTCCTGAGAGAGAAGGCAACAAACAACCTGGAGACAGtgtggaaacagtgatctgaagaatGACTGGGGTACACATCAgggagattatttgctcttcttggaAGAGCTACTTCCTTAAGAAGTAGCACAGAGATGCTTCTTCAgggacaaaggagctggctggtgccatttctctcccttgccccagcataaacacagaacCACCTACAGGAAGCAGGGCAGTGCCCACATTGGCTACTTATTAGGCATAACCTGCTTATACCAAGTGCCACACCCCTGTACTATGGTGAGATtgcccttctcagtcaagcttgcctcagtccTAGCATAGtgggccccttccccagaagaccagcacaaacccctacCCACACATCTCCCAACTAGAGAGTTCTGAGGGGCTTCAGTTCTGGTGGAGGTGGTGTCAGGTCCCATTTcataagcagaccagagcacacctagttaaaatctGCCACATTGTCACAAGTGATGttgaagtgaatgaaaaaaaagacagagttaCAGATGCCCTCAATGCTACCCGAGCTGCTGTTGAAGAAGGCATTGTTCTGGGAGGGGGTTGTGCCCTGCTTCGGTGCATTCCAGCCTTGGATTCAATAACTCCAGCTAATGAAGATCAAAAAATTGGTATAGAAATCATTAAGAGAACACTCAAAATTCCTGCAATGACCATTGCTAAGAATGCAGGTGTTGAAGGATCATTGATAGTTGAGAAAATTATGCAGAGTTCCTCAGAAGTTGGTTATGATGCTATGCTTGGAGATTTTGTGAATATGGTAGAAAAGGGAATCATTGATCCAACTAAGGTTGTAAGAACTGCTTTATTGGATGCTGCTGGAGTGGCCTCTCTGTTAACTACAGCAGAAGTTGTAGTCACCGAAATTCCTAAGGAAGAGAAGGACCCTGGAATGGGCGGAATGGGAGGAATGGGAGGTGGTATGGGAGGTGGCATGTTCTAATTCCTAGAATAGCGCTTTACCATTGTTAATGAACTGTGAGAGGAAGCTCAAGGCAGTGCTCCTCAAGAATAACTTCAGAGAAGTCGGTTGAAGGAAATGACTGAAGAAAAGGCTGGCTGATGTTTAAGAAAATCACTATAACCATCAGTTACTGGTTTCAGTTGACAACATATAATGGTTTACTGCTGTCATTGTCCATGCCtacagataatttattttgtatttttgaataaaaagacATTTGTACATTCCTGATAACTGAATGCAAGAGCCATGTACCAATGTACAGCTTTCAACTTAAATCACTGAGGCATTTTTACTATTATTCTGTTAAAATCAGGATTTTAGTGCTTGCCATCACCAGATGAAAAGTTAAGCAGCCTTTCTGTGGAGAGTAAGAATAATTGTGTACAAAGTAGAGAAATATCCAATTATGTGACAACCTTTGtgtaataaaaatttgtttaaacttaaaaaaaataaaaaataaaaaataaaataaaataaaatctgccaCATTGTGGCCAAGGAACAAACActgcccactgcaggcaaggagtgcctctgcagatgactggcctgaaagATAGAGCAGCCAAACAGCAGAGCTCATgcagcacacaccagagacactcAATCAAGCACCAAGCCCTGGACACTATATGACTGCATCTTCATAAAACCATTACTCTTAGAAGAGGGAAACATAATGGGCTTTTCTAACAGAGAAGGCAGACACTTAGACAAAATGCCCAGaaggaggaattcatcccaaatgaaaaaacaagataaGGTCCAGCCAGAGATCTAATCAAACTAGATATAAGAAATATACCttatggagaatttaaaacaacaattataaggatactcactgggcttgagaaaagaatggaagacttGAGGGAGATACAacagagataaaataattttaaaagaatcagttataaataaaaaatataggggcacctgggttgctcagttaaatgtctgatttgggctcaggtcatgatctcgccattcagaGTTCAAacaccgcattgggctctgtgctgacagctcagagccggagcctgtttcagattctgtgtctccctctctctctctctgctccttccctgctcactctgtctctctctctcaaaaatgaataaaacgttaaaaaaatttaaagaaaggatagttaaaaaaagaaatgaaaaataactgaGATTGAAAATAGGTTTGGTGCAATGAATCCAAGgctggaagaagaagaggaatgaataagtgatatagaagacaaaataatggaaaaacaatgaagctgaacaaaagacagaaagatgaaTCATGCAacacaagaatagacttagggaactctgactccatcaaatgtaataacattcataccATAGGAatctcagaagaaaaagagagagaggcgcTGGGGTGActagtcagttaatcatccaactcttgatgttggttcaggttgtgatttcaccgctgtgagactgagccctgcattgggctccacattgagtatggagcctgcttgggattctctctccctctttctctgcccctcccacattcatgctctctctgtctccctcataataaataaataagcattatttttataaaaagaagaagacagagaaagaggggcagaaaatttatttcagggaataatagctgaaaacttccctaatatggggaaggaaacagacatccagatccaggaggcatagGGAActcccataaaaataaaaaaaaaaagtggggggggggggggagaaccaACACCaggacatattataattaaatttgccaaatatagtgataaagaaaaaaatcttaaaagcagcaaggtaaaagaagtccttaacttacaagggaagaccaTAAGGCTAACTGCAGATTTCtaaacagaaacttggcaagccagaagagagtggcatgacTGTTcgaatgtgctgaatgggaaaaatctgcagccaagtaTACTGTACCCAGCAAGGCTATCCTTCAGAATAGGAGAgttaaagagtttcccagactaacaaaaactaaaggagtttgtgaccactaaaccagtcctgcaaaaAATATTGAAGGGGACTTTTTGAGTGTAAAgcaaagaccaaaagtgacaatgaaaagaaaggaacacagggggaaaaaaaagaaaggaacagagaaaatctccagaaacaataataaaacaagtaataaaatgtcattaaacacatatctatcaataattaccctgaatgaaaatggactaaatgctccaatctaAAGATACAGGGtgtcagaatagataaaaaatgagacccatctatatgctgcctacaagagactcattttagacctaaagacacatgcagattgaaagtaaggggatggagaaacatttttcatgcaaatggatgccaaaagaaagccagagtagcaatacttaaatGGGACcaaatagattttaaaccaaagactgtaacaagagatgaagaagtgcactatataataataaaggggacggggcgcctgggtggcttggtaggttaagcgtccgacttcggctcaggtcatgatctcacggtccatgagttcgagccccacgtcgggctctgtgctgactgctcagagcctggagcctgtttcggattctgtgtctccctctctctctgcccctcccctgttcacactctgtctctctctgtctcaaaaataaataaaaacgttaaaaaaaattttaataataaaggggacaatccaacaagaggatctaacaattgtaaatatttatgcatgcaacatgaaagcacccaaatacatgaaacagttaataacagacataaaggaggggcacctggatggctcacttggttatgtgtccaactttggctcaggtcatgatcttgcagtttgtgagttcaagccctctgttgggctctgtgctgatagcctggagcctggagcctgcttcagattccgtgtctccctctctttctgcctctcccccactcacattgtctctctctcaaaaataaaataaacattaaaaaattaaaaatatttttttacatttatttatttttgagagacagagcaccagtgggggacaggcagagagagaaggagacacagaatccaaaacaggctccaggttccgagctgtcaacacagagcctaacgtggggctcaaactcacaaactgtgagatcatgacctgagccaaagttggacacttaaccaactcagctgcccagatgcccaacattaaaattttttttaaaaataacagacataaaggaactaatttataataatacaataatagtaggggactttaacagcccacttatatcaatggacacatcatctaaagagaaaatcaacaagaaaacaatggctttgaatgacacactggacctgatggacttaacagatatattcagaacattacaTCATAAAAtaggagaatacacattcttttcgtgcacatggaatgttctccagaatagatcacatactaggtaacaaatcaggcctcaacaaacacaaaaagactgagatcataccatccatattttctgaccacaatgttatgaaacttaaagtaaaccacacacaaaaaataattagaaagactacaaatacattgcggttaaacaacatgctacttaACAACCAGGAActcaaagaaaaacttaaaacaaatacatggaaagaaataaaatgaaaacacaatgttccaaagcctttgggatgcagcaaaagaagTCCTAAGAGGAAGTATATAGCTACACAGGCCTACCTtaagaagcaaggaaaatctaaaatacaaaacccaaccttacacctaaaggagctagaagaacaacaacaaacaaagccaaagccagcagaaggaaggaaacaataaagttagagcagaaataaattatatggaaactaaaaaaacccacagaacagatcaacgaaaATAAGAGCCtactatttgaaaaaattaataaaattgataaacctctagtcaaacttatcagaaagaaaaggcacaagtacccaaataaataaaatcactaatgagGGAggaccaacaccacagaaataaaacaattataagagaatattatcaaaaactacatgccaacaaattggacaacctggaagaaatggataaattcctagaaacatataaactaccaaaatttaaacaggaagaaatagaaaacttgaataggttgataaccagcaaataaattgaatcagtaatcaaaaatctcccaacaaacaaaagtccagggccagatggcttcacaaacaaattctaccaaacactgaaGGAAGTGCTAATACCTatgcttctcaaactattccagaacataaaaaagggaaggaaaacatctaaattcattctatgaggccagcattaccctgataccaaaatctgaTAAAGACTCCACttaagagaactacaggccaatattcctgatgaacatggatgcaaaaattctcaataaaatactagcaaaccaaatccaaaagtacattaaaaaaatcattcatcatgatCATGGTTTATTCTTGGGTTGCAAGGTGgatcaatattcacaaatcaatcaatgaatagaagaaaggataagaaccatatgatcatttcaatagatgcagaaaaaacatgtgacaaaatacaacacccattcatgataaaaaccttcaataaaGTAGGGTTAGAGGAAATacaccttaacataataaaggtcatatatgaaaaacccacagttaatatcctcattggggaaaaactgagcttttcttctatggtcaggaacaagacagggatgtcaactctcaccactattgttcaacatagtgctggaagccGGAAGTCCTACCCTCagcatcagacaacaaaaagaaataaaaggcacccaaactggcaaggaagaagtcaaactttcactattttcagatgacatgatactctatatagaaaaccagaaagactccaccaaagaatTCTAGAATGCTAGAATTAATggatgaattcagtaaagtcccaggatacaaaatcaatgtacagaaatttgttgcatttctatacaccaataatgaagcagcagaaagagaaattaaggaatcagtcccatttacaattgcaccccaaaccataagacacctagtaataaacctaataaaagtggtgaaagacttgtactctgaaactataaaacactgaggaaagaaattgaagaggacacaaagaaatggaaagacattctgtgctcaaggatcagaagaacaaatattaaaatgtctatactacccaaagcaatctatacaattaatgtaatccctatcaaaatagcaacagtatttttcacagagttagaacaatcctaaaatttgtatggaacatcgaataaccaaagcaatctggaaaaagaaaagcaaaactgtagatatcacaattccagacttcaaggtaTATTGCAAAGCTGTCATTATcaaaacagtacggtactggcacaaaaaagagatacacagatcaatagaacagaatagaaaatccagaaatgaacccacaactatatggtcaattcatcttcaacaaagcaggaaagaatatctacaGGGAAAaaatcctttcaacaaatggtgttgagaaaactggatagcaacatgcagaagaatgaaactggaccactttcctacaccatacacaaaaataaattccaaatgggttgaagacctaaatgtgagatatgaaaccattaaaatcctagaggagaatacaggcagtaatACAGGAagtaacaacttcttactagatacgtctcctgaggcaagggaaacaaaagcgaaaataaactattggggcttcatcaaaatgaaaagcttctgcacagtgaaggaaacaatcaacaaaactaaaaggcaactgacagaatgggagaagatatttgcaaatgacatattgaataaagggttagtatccaaaatctataaagaacttaccaaactcaacccctaaaaaacaaataatccagtgaagaaatggtcagaagacatgaatagacatttctccaaagaagacatccagatggttaacagacatatgaaaagatgctcaacatcactcatcatcagggaaatacaaatcaaaaccacaataagacatTACCTCACTGCCGTCAGATTGGCTAAAAgcagcaacacaagaaacaacaggtgttgatgaggatatggagaaaggggaaccctcttacactgttggtgggaatgcaaactgttgaagccactctgaaaaacagcatGAAGATTccttgaaacttaaaaatagaactaccctaccatccagcaattgcactactaggtatttacccaaaggataaaaaaaacactgattcaaagggatacatgcagcctgatgt
It encodes the following:
- the LOC122225366 gene encoding 60 kDa heat shock protein, mitochondrial-like, whose amino-acid sequence is MWFAGEKDQRCCGGEGAMVSEKGETGAHRRMHKEDLSPKPLTRKKPLAGRGADFRELLQPVGLKDRMFKESSEGLQFWWRWCQVPFHKQTRAHLVKICHIVTSDVEVNEKKDRVTDALNATRAAVEEGIVLGGGCALLRCIPALDSITPANEDQKIGIEIIKRTLKIPAMTIAKNAGVEGSLIVEKIMQSSSEVGYDAMLGDFVNMVEKGIIDPTKVVRTALLDAAGVASLLTTAEVVVTEIPKEEKDPGMGGMGGMGGGMGGGMF